Proteins encoded together in one Chitinophaga sp. LS1 window:
- a CDS encoding Na+/H+ antiporter, which produces MQQFDAIVLILTVLVALSAFAEKVKFPFPILLVITGAILGVVPHFPMIILDPEVVFLLFLPPLLYDAASHTSWHDFREEIISISALAIALVFFTTITVALAAHYCIPGFSWPLAFALGAIVSPPDAVAATGITKGLSINKRVMTIIEGESLVNDASALIAYRFSMIAINTGAFVFWQAGLQFTLLVCGGILCGFITGYIFVWLHKMITHNSIASTSLTLLSPFISYILAEQLHLSGVLAVVSTSLFISWRSPEIFSYQTRMRSKSVWDTLVYILNGFIFLLIGQQLPNALKELEKYSLPILIAYGFLISIVVIVVRVMWVFATAYSHNLLSNKIKATASKDIQDEKINTWKNVLIVAWTGTRGIVSMATALALPITLIGGAPFPQRSLILFLTFVVIFVTLVIQGLSLPLLIKILGVKPTLQAHKEEQELKLFIVQNILHFIEHEFPIHLDDKIKRQVKAEYEATLLQLQNKIENDSRRQHRNIVKQSWLSIPIAPILTAQIEISRFRRELLIRLYKEGSYSNLSIRKLEQELDRDDLSLNEVLMRGEE; this is translated from the coding sequence ATGCAACAATTTGATGCGATAGTTCTTATATTAACTGTTCTTGTTGCTTTATCGGCTTTTGCTGAAAAAGTAAAATTTCCGTTTCCAATACTTCTGGTAATTACTGGTGCAATTTTAGGTGTAGTTCCACATTTTCCTATGATCATTTTAGATCCGGAAGTGGTTTTTCTATTGTTTTTACCACCTTTGCTTTATGATGCAGCTTCCCATACCTCCTGGCATGACTTTAGAGAAGAGATAATCTCTATCTCAGCGTTAGCCATAGCATTAGTTTTTTTTACAACTATTACCGTAGCGCTTGCAGCTCATTATTGTATACCAGGATTTAGCTGGCCACTTGCCTTTGCACTCGGGGCCATTGTATCTCCTCCTGATGCTGTAGCGGCAACTGGAATTACTAAAGGGTTAAGTATTAACAAACGGGTAATGACCATTATTGAAGGCGAAAGCCTGGTCAACGATGCCAGTGCGCTCATCGCTTACCGGTTTTCAATGATTGCAATTAACACCGGCGCTTTTGTATTCTGGCAAGCTGGATTGCAATTTACCTTATTGGTTTGTGGTGGTATATTATGTGGGTTTATAACCGGATATATTTTTGTATGGTTGCATAAAATGATCACCCACAATTCCATTGCCAGTACAAGTCTGACGTTATTAAGCCCTTTCATTTCCTATATTCTGGCAGAACAACTACATTTATCTGGCGTACTTGCAGTGGTTAGTACCAGTCTTTTTATTTCCTGGCGTTCGCCAGAGATATTTTCCTATCAGACAAGAATGCGGTCAAAATCAGTATGGGACACATTGGTATATATCCTAAACGGATTTATTTTTTTACTGATCGGACAACAATTGCCGAATGCTTTAAAAGAACTGGAAAAGTATTCATTACCCATATTAATTGCTTATGGATTTTTAATAAGTATCGTTGTTATCGTAGTGCGGGTAATGTGGGTCTTTGCAACAGCATATTCACATAATTTACTCTCTAATAAAATTAAAGCGACCGCTTCAAAGGATATTCAGGATGAAAAAATAAATACCTGGAAAAATGTATTGATTGTTGCCTGGACAGGCACCAGAGGTATTGTATCAATGGCTACCGCCCTGGCATTGCCAATAACGCTGATAGGTGGAGCGCCTTTTCCGCAACGTTCATTGATCCTGTTCCTGACCTTTGTAGTTATTTTTGTCACATTGGTCATTCAGGGTTTATCACTTCCACTATTGATAAAGATCCTTGGCGTAAAGCCAACTTTACAGGCCCATAAAGAGGAACAGGAACTAAAATTGTTTATTGTTCAAAATATTCTTCACTTTATTGAGCATGAATTTCCTATACACCTTGACGACAAAATAAAACGACAGGTAAAAGCAGAATATGAAGCCACACTTTTACAGCTGCAAAATAAAATTGAAAATGATAGTCGCCGGCAACACAGAAATATTGTTAAGCAGTCGTGGCTGTCAATCCCTATTGCCCCCATATTGACAGCGCAAATAGAAATTAGCAGGTTTCGTCGTGAATTGTTGATCAGACTTTATAAAGAAGGTAGCTATAGTAATCTATCTATCCGGAAGCTGGAGCAGGAACTGGATCGGGATGATCTCAGTCTGAATGAGGTGCTCATGAGAGGAGAAGAATAA